From the genome of uncultured Bacteroides sp.:
AATGTGCCTTCAGCATCTTTCCCACTACCTGCAAATAAGTCATAAATATAAATGCGAGATATGTATGGATTGTGCAAAAAAACTGGGAACCATTCTCTAAAACATTCTCTAAAGATGTCAAGCTTGAGCTTTGTTTCCTCACTAAAAACGTCTCTATTTATATCTTTTGTCATACTTTATGTGTTTGTTCTTTATATTAGATTATTTACATTTACAAACCAAAATTTAAACTAAGTTTATTTGTTTCAAAGCTACTTTAGATATCAATTAAGATCTATTCGTTTTAATTAAAAAGAAAATATGATTAACTTTTAAAACTTTTGTTATTTAATATTCCTGTTTAAATAATAAGTTCCTTATACAAAGGTATCATAAAAATATTTAGATTTGTCTTTTGAAATAAAAAATGTATACTATTTAATAAAAAGTCCCATAAAATACATGAAATAAATGAATCACCGTTCACTCTTCTCAAACCCAGCCGCACTAATCCTTTTCTTCATCTTGGTAGAAGCCCGAAAGTTAACGCTCTTCACCTCAATGCTTTCGGCTCGATGAGGTTCTTCGGGATTAAAATCTTCACGGAATTGGGCAGAGAGTTGGAAAGCCCCATAATCGTTTAAGGCAACGGTGTAACCATTCTTTAAAGCTTTCTCTATTGCACTAAATGTTTTGGTTATTGCTAGCTCCATTTCTGTACGTAGTAATGGGTCGTTTCCTGCAATGTATTCGGCTAATGCTTTTGTGTTTAACTTTTCTCTGCTTTTTATTATAGGATGAACACCGCCTTTTTTCTTTGTGTCTTTACTTAAATTATCGTTTATCTCCTTGAATTTATATGGTATGCCCATAGTAATTAATGTTTTATTGGTTTATGGTTTCTACAAACATGTACAAGATTGAATACGAACATGTAGATGTTCGTATATCGATCGTGTACATGATCGAATTGATGTCTCGTTTTGTTTTTACTAATTTGTTTAGTCGTTTTCATTAATATGTCTATATGCTTGAATTATAATGAAATATGTAAATATGAATATTGCTATTGGTGGCAGGAGTGGCAGGAAAAAAGAGTATTTTTCGGTTTCAAAAATATTTTTTTGAGAATTCCGCAAATTGCATAATTTTCAAAATTTAATTTTCAGAACGGCAAAAAGGTTATTTTTTCCTGCCACTCCTGCCACCAAATAATAAGTTTACTCTTTTAAACAAATATGATAAACTGTATATCCGTTTATCCTTTTCCATTGAAAACCAAGTGATTTCAGGTTTTTACCCAGTTTGTTTATCATCTTCTTACTAATAGCAATCCCCGTTTTACTCTTAATATATTCCGCCAATTTCGCAGCAGAAAGGAATATACCTTCCTCTTCACCTTCCGGTTTACGGTAGTATTCATAGAAAAGTTCCATATCCGCATCAGTTTCCATGTAGTGCTGGTTGTGCTGTTCCACAATGCTGTTTTCCTCAGAATTGAAATAGTAACGGAACCCATTCAGAATCAAGTTCCATGCCTGGGCATAGAGTTGCTTGTAATCGATGCTGAAATCGAAATTGATAGGGCCGGTTACTTCATGGCATAGGTTGCGACGGCTACCGGTATAATCTCTCAGGATATCCAGGTGATTGGTTGTTCCGAAGAAAGAGGCATGACGCACAAAATTGCGCGGAGGACGGTCCGGCGAGGTGCGTATATTGATGTTGAACGTGGTGAACAACTCTTTCACAGTTTCCTGATCGTAACGTTGAATGGTGTCCAGCTCGTCGATATTCAGAATGGCTCCGGTGCTCAGCTTCATGCGGGTGGCATTGGCATTATTGGAAAATACGTTGGCATCGAAATGACTTTTGCGCCATTCGGGAGGTAGCAGACGTTCCGGCCAGGTGGATTTTCCCATACCGTGCTTGCCACCAATCAATACCAGAATCTGATGATTAATTACTCGGTCGTTTATCAATGAAGCAACTAATGCCACGAACCATTTGCGAAAACACCATTCAAAATATTCGGGATCTTTAGTGGGCACGGTGGCTGCCACATCGGCAATATAGTCGTGCCCGTCCCATTCGGTGAAAGGGACAAAGATAAAATCCTTGAAAGGGTGGTAGGAGGGGGTAAACTCGGAATCTACCATTGCCTTTACATCATTCAGGGTGCAATTTATTCCTTCTTTGTGTGCCCGGATGTAAATGGTGTTGAGGTGATGGTCGCGAAGCTCGGTCCACTCATGACTGGAATGATCGGCATAACGGAATTCAATGCCTTGCAGTATTACATTGCGGCGCAGCATGAAGTTGCGTTTGATAAACTCTTCGAGCTTCTGTGTCTCTTTCTCCACTTTTGTCAGTCCGCTGTCAGTACCGGCAGCATCTTCGTACTCCTTGTACTTAATACGGATAGTCATACGAAGATCATCGGCAGTAAAATGTTCGTTGGTGCAACGCTGAAGTGCCAGTTTGGCTGTTTCTGCTTCAGGAATTCCTGCCACGCAGCAAAAGTATGCCAAAGCGTACACAAACTGCGATCTGTTCTCTTTCCGGAATGACTCCACATTGAGCGCATTTGAGTAAGCGCGGTCGAAAGCTCTTCTTATTTCGGTATCCCGCTGTTCGCCAATAGGCAGATGATCATAGGAAATTGGTTCTCCCTCCATGTTTCGGAGTAGCTTCGTTGTTTTCTTCTCGAAATCCTTCTTTGTAGCTATCAGAAATGTTTCGGCTTCGGGATTGAAAAATAGCTCAGGGTCGTAAGTGGCTGAGGTTAACTGTAATAATGAATGTTCGTTTTTCTTAAAGTCAATATACAAACAGGATTCATAATATAAGCTGACAACGGAAAAAGCGTGTGCGTGAAATTTGCTAATCTCCTCATTACTATCGGGTATAGAGCCGTCCGGACTGGAGGCGGGAGATAGAATTACAATACCTGTACCTTCTGTGGTAACAAATGCTGCCAAGGTGTTGGGCTCTTGTGCGGCTTTATCCCGTAAACGAATAGCTTGCTCAGGTTCCAGTTTGCCACTGTTGAGCTGAATCACTCCGTTATACTGCTCCATATTAGTCTTTGTACGTCCGCCGTTAAAGGATGCAGCAAATGTAAAGGAGGGGAGTTGCTGCCATGCTTTGGTAGAATCGCTGCTTTGACTTCGGATACTGTCAACCAGTGTTGCGTACTTCAGTGTTTTGAACGAGTTGATTACTGTTTCTATAGCGAGGTTTTCTACAAACGTGGGACGCCCTTTGTTCCCACCAATGTATAAGGATGTATTCATAGTATTTTTATTTTAATGTTTTTGTAAGTGCAAAGATTATATATGCACAATAATCGTGCCAGATATTAATAAATTATTGACAATGGATTAAAATGATTATTCTTTCATAGATTTTTTCTGATATATCTCCGAAATCTGAGTCTTTATTAGGAATTAACTATAGATATATCTAAAATGTAGTGATTAATTTGGATTTTATTATAGATATATCTATATTTGAAAAAAATAAGACTGGATATGTATAACGAACTGTATGAACAATCTGGTAGCGATATCATCCGTCAGTTAGGCAGACGATATAGCGATTACCGTAAACGGATGGGGTATACCCAAAAGGAAGTTTCCGAGAAATCGGGATTGAGTGTATTTACAATCAGCTCTTTTGAGAATGGTTCTTCAACCGGGGTAACATTGGCTTCATTTATTAAATTGTTGCGGGCAATTGATAGTCTTGAAGAGATAGAAAAACTTTTGCCGGAACTTCCGGAAAGTCCCCGTGCATTATTTAAAAAGCAGTATAAAAAGCGGTAGTTATGGAAACAAATGTGGTAATGGTAAAACTATGGGATATGCCGGTAGGGTACCTTTTATGGAACAAGAAGCAGGATGTTGCTGTTTTTGAATATGAACCGGAATTTTTAGATAAAGGGTTGGATATTGCTCCGCTAACTATGTCTATCAATTCTCCTCGTAGTAAAAAACACATGCCATGGATGGGGGATAAGGATAAGTTGTATATGGGGCTTCCATCTATGATTGCCGATTCTCTCCCCGACAAATGGGGGCATTCACTTTTTAATGCATGGTTGCGGGATAATCATATCTCACCTAAAAATGTAACCCCTGTAGATCATTTATCGTTTATTGGTAGTCGTACTATGGGCGCGTTGGTATATGAACCTGCACAGAACTTATGTGATAACTCTGCTTTTTCAGTCGATATCCAACGGCTTTATAAGTTTGCCAAACAAGTGTTGAACGAGCGGGAAGCCACTATGCTGAATACTGAAAATTCTATTCTGTGGCAGGATTTGATAAAAATTAGTTCGTCGCCAGGAGGTAAGCGGCCGAAAGCTATTGTGGCTCTTAATGAGATTACTGGTGAGATTATATCCGGTCAGGGAAATATTCCGGAAGGCTTCGAACATTTCATTCTTAAATATGATGATAATTTAGCTTATCCGTTTTCTAAATTAGAATATGTTTATTACCAGATGGCTTTGGATGCCGGAATAAATATGATGCCATCTGAATTACGTTCATACGGAAATGTGACTCATTTTCTTACCCGTAGATTTGATCGTGTTGGTAATGATCGGATACATACGCAAACATTGGCTGCTATGTCGCTCGGAAGTGATAGTTACGAGGATCTGTTTTCTGTAATACGCAGGCTTAACTTACCTTATGA
Proteins encoded in this window:
- a CDS encoding type II toxin-antitoxin system HipA family toxin, whose protein sequence is METNVVMVKLWDMPVGYLLWNKKQDVAVFEYEPEFLDKGLDIAPLTMSINSPRSKKHMPWMGDKDKLYMGLPSMIADSLPDKWGHSLFNAWLRDNHISPKNVTPVDHLSFIGSRTMGALVYEPAQNLCDNSAFSVDIQRLYKFAKQVLNEREATMLNTENSILWQDLIKISSSPGGKRPKAIVALNEITGEIISGQGNIPEGFEHFILKYDDNLAYPFSKLEYVYYQMALDAGINMMPSELRSYGNVTHFLTRRFDRVGNDRIHTQTLAAMSLGSDSYEDLFSVIRRLNLPYEDSRQQYLRMVFNILARNVDDHSKNFSFCMTPDGVWHLSPAYDLTYSVDLFAPAFSNRHSLTVNGKNEEITREDLEVVAQRNDIQDYNSLIDMVGNAVEQFEKYAKILSVNQQFIDRIKSDFVKL
- a CDS encoding HU family DNA-binding protein, translated to MGIPYKFKEINDNLSKDTKKKGGVHPIIKSREKLNTKALAEYIAGNDPLLRTEMELAITKTFSAIEKALKNGYTVALNDYGAFQLSAQFREDFNPEEPHRAESIEVKSVNFRASTKMKKRISAAGFEKSER
- a CDS encoding VapE domain-containing protein, with product MNTSLYIGGNKGRPTFVENLAIETVINSFKTLKYATLVDSIRSQSSDSTKAWQQLPSFTFAASFNGGRTKTNMEQYNGVIQLNSGKLEPEQAIRLRDKAAQEPNTLAAFVTTEGTGIVILSPASSPDGSIPDSNEEISKFHAHAFSVVSLYYESCLYIDFKKNEHSLLQLTSATYDPELFFNPEAETFLIATKKDFEKKTTKLLRNMEGEPISYDHLPIGEQRDTEIRRAFDRAYSNALNVESFRKENRSQFVYALAYFCCVAGIPEAETAKLALQRCTNEHFTADDLRMTIRIKYKEYEDAAGTDSGLTKVEKETQKLEEFIKRNFMLRRNVILQGIEFRYADHSSHEWTELRDHHLNTIYIRAHKEGINCTLNDVKAMVDSEFTPSYHPFKDFIFVPFTEWDGHDYIADVAATVPTKDPEYFEWCFRKWFVALVASLINDRVINHQILVLIGGKHGMGKSTWPERLLPPEWRKSHFDANVFSNNANATRMKLSTGAILNIDELDTIQRYDQETVKELFTTFNINIRTSPDRPPRNFVRHASFFGTTNHLDILRDYTGSRRNLCHEVTGPINFDFSIDYKQLYAQAWNLILNGFRYYFNSEENSIVEQHNQHYMETDADMELFYEYYRKPEGEEEGIFLSAAKLAEYIKSKTGIAISKKMINKLGKNLKSLGFQWKRINGYTVYHICLKE
- a CDS encoding helix-turn-helix domain-containing protein, giving the protein MYNELYEQSGSDIIRQLGRRYSDYRKRMGYTQKEVSEKSGLSVFTISSFENGSSTGVTLASFIKLLRAIDSLEEIEKLLPELPESPRALFKKQYKKR